From the genome of Nakamurella flavida, one region includes:
- the thiS gene encoding sulfur carrier protein ThiS, protein MTPQHPDPTGNAITVNGAARTVPSACTVETLLGLLGLHPDGLAVAVNGSVAPRAGWRRPLPHGAVVDVLSAVPGG, encoded by the coding sequence ATGACCCCGCAGCACCCCGACCCGACCGGCAACGCCATCACGGTGAACGGTGCCGCCCGCACCGTGCCGTCGGCCTGCACGGTCGAGACCCTGCTCGGCCTGCTGGGTCTGCACCCCGACGGGCTCGCCGTCGCGGTGAACGGATCGGTCGCCCCCCGGGCCGGCTGGCGGCGCCCGCTGCCCCACGGGGCCGTCGTGGACGTGCTGTCCGCCGTCCCCGGCGGCTGA
- a CDS encoding thiazole synthase, whose product MTTSTSHTSAAPTAADGDDPLTIAGRTFTSRLIMGTGGAPSQQVLADALLASGTELTTVALRRVDAAGRSGVLQVLRDQGIAVLPNTAGCRGAAEAVLTAQLAREALETHWVKLEVIADEQTLWPDVVELVRAAERLVDDGFVVLPYTTDDPVIARRLQDVGCAAVMPLGSPIGSGLGISNPHALELIVSQAQVPVVLDAGIGTASDAALAMELGCDAVLLATAVTRADDPVRMARAMAAGVRAGRDARLAGRIPRRFWAHASSPALS is encoded by the coding sequence ATGACCACCAGCACGTCCCACACCTCCGCCGCCCCCACCGCGGCCGACGGCGACGATCCGCTGACCATCGCGGGGCGGACGTTCACCTCCCGGCTGATCATGGGAACCGGGGGCGCGCCCAGCCAGCAGGTCCTCGCGGACGCCCTGCTCGCCTCGGGCACCGAGCTGACCACGGTGGCCCTGCGCCGGGTGGACGCGGCCGGCCGCAGCGGCGTGCTGCAGGTGCTGCGTGACCAGGGCATCGCCGTGCTGCCGAACACCGCCGGCTGCCGAGGCGCCGCCGAGGCCGTGCTCACCGCGCAGCTGGCCCGGGAGGCGCTGGAGACCCACTGGGTCAAGCTCGAGGTCATCGCCGACGAGCAGACCCTGTGGCCCGACGTGGTCGAGCTGGTCCGGGCGGCCGAGCGGCTCGTCGACGACGGGTTCGTCGTCCTGCCGTACACCACCGACGACCCGGTGATCGCCCGGCGCCTGCAGGACGTCGGGTGCGCCGCCGTCATGCCGCTGGGTTCTCCGATCGGGTCCGGGCTCGGCATCTCCAACCCGCACGCGCTGGAGCTGATCGTCAGCCAGGCGCAGGTGCCGGTGGTGCTGGACGCCGGGATCGGCACGGCCAGCGACGCCGCACTGGCCATGGAGCTGGGCTGCGACGCGGTGCTGCTGGCCACCGCGGTGACCCGGGCCGACGACCCCGTCCGGATGGCCCGGGCGATGGCCGCCGGGGTCCGGGCCGGCCGGGACGCGCGCCTGGCCGGGCGGATCCCGCGCCGGTTCTGGGCGCACGCGTCCTCCCCCGCCCTGTCCTGA
- a CDS encoding 1,4-dihydroxy-2-naphthoate polyprenyltransferase, producing the protein MATSTQWLSASRPRTLPAAVAPVLIGSGAAAALGAFSLGRGLLALLVSLALQVGVNYANDYSDGVRGTDTVRVGPMRLVGSGAAEPRAVKLAAFGCFAVAGLAGLVLAAVSSWWLVPVGAVSVLAAWFYTGGSRPYGYRGLGEVFVFVFFGLVAVLGTTFAMAGTVSSAAVLGAVGVGLLACALLMVNNLRDVHTDGEVGKRTLAVRLGEVAARRVYALMLGGAFLAAAIIGIRQPWALLALLALPLAWPPVRTVLRGGRGRDLIVVLGATGRLEIVYAALLTLGLVLSR; encoded by the coding sequence GTGGCAACGAGTACCCAGTGGCTGTCCGCCTCCCGTCCCCGCACACTCCCGGCCGCCGTCGCCCCGGTGCTGATCGGCTCGGGTGCGGCCGCCGCCCTGGGGGCGTTCTCCCTCGGCCGCGGCCTGCTCGCCCTGCTGGTGTCCCTCGCCCTGCAGGTCGGGGTCAACTACGCCAACGACTACTCCGACGGGGTCCGCGGAACCGACACCGTGCGGGTCGGCCCGATGCGGCTGGTCGGCTCCGGCGCCGCCGAACCCCGGGCGGTCAAGCTCGCGGCGTTCGGATGCTTCGCGGTGGCCGGGCTGGCCGGGCTGGTCCTGGCCGCGGTCAGCTCGTGGTGGCTCGTCCCGGTCGGCGCGGTCAGCGTGCTGGCCGCGTGGTTCTACACCGGCGGGTCCCGCCCCTACGGATACCGCGGGTTGGGTGAGGTCTTCGTCTTCGTGTTCTTCGGCCTGGTCGCCGTGCTCGGCACGACGTTCGCGATGGCCGGCACGGTGAGTTCGGCCGCCGTCCTCGGGGCCGTCGGCGTCGGCCTGCTGGCCTGCGCCCTGCTCATGGTCAACAACCTGCGCGACGTGCACACCGACGGCGAGGTCGGCAAGCGGACACTGGCCGTCCGGCTCGGCGAGGTGGCCGCCCGGCGGGTGTACGCCCTGATGCTCGGCGGCGCGTTCCTGGCCGCCGCGATCATCGGCATCCGCCAGCCCTGGGCGCTGCTCGCCCTGCTGGCCCTGCCCCTGGCCTGGCCGCCCGTCCGCACGGTGCTCCGGGGCGGGCGTGGGCGCGACCTGATCGTCGTGCTGGGCGCGACCGGGCGGCTCGAGATCGTCTACGCCGCCCTGCTCACCCTGGGCCTCGTCCTCTCCCGCTGA
- a CDS encoding NADH:flavin oxidoreductase/NADH oxidase, translating to MPNLFSPFTLKGVTLRNRIVMSPMTMYRSVDGKMDDYHVSYLGARAAGGFGLVFPEQLAITPDGRTTVSCGGIYDESQLEGLERVCSIIKSMGGVAAIQLGHTGRKGSVVTPWEGGYMLPPDHPNGWQTKAPSAIAYGGDLPYAPEALTIAEIQDIYASYAQSAKWAVEVGFEWIEMHYAHGYLGAEFFSPLANTRTDAYGGSLENRARFHLEALDAVKAVLPDRIPLTMRLGSDDLNPEGTQFDDSVVAIGWMKEHGLDLADLSFGGNTDDMRENIFNTPGAFVERANRVRREVGIPVGASWNLGKPQNADDVIQKELIDLAFLGRPALSNPHWPVWAARELGYDNPFGLVPDDWGWWLRNFRADQESIGFPAVSEDTAGAPVANATPTQGLTVGTAPVEPGAVTLDGVPADLPDEEERQVA from the coding sequence ATGCCCAATCTGTTCTCGCCCTTCACCCTCAAGGGCGTCACCCTGCGCAATCGGATCGTCATGTCCCCCATGACGATGTACCGCTCCGTCGACGGCAAGATGGACGACTACCACGTCTCCTATCTCGGGGCCCGGGCCGCCGGCGGCTTCGGTCTCGTCTTCCCCGAGCAGCTCGCCATCACCCCCGACGGCCGCACGACGGTCAGCTGCGGCGGCATCTACGACGAGAGCCAGCTCGAGGGGCTGGAGCGGGTCTGCTCGATCATCAAGTCGATGGGCGGCGTCGCCGCGATCCAGCTCGGTCACACCGGCCGCAAGGGCAGCGTCGTCACACCCTGGGAGGGCGGGTACATGCTGCCGCCGGACCACCCGAACGGCTGGCAGACCAAGGCGCCGTCCGCCATCGCCTACGGCGGTGACCTCCCGTACGCACCCGAGGCCCTCACCATCGCCGAGATCCAGGACATCTACGCCAGCTACGCGCAGAGCGCGAAGTGGGCCGTCGAGGTCGGGTTCGAGTGGATCGAGATGCACTACGCGCACGGCTATCTCGGCGCGGAGTTCTTCTCCCCGCTGGCCAACACCCGTACCGACGCCTACGGCGGGTCCCTGGAGAACCGCGCCCGGTTCCACCTCGAGGCGCTCGACGCCGTCAAGGCCGTGCTGCCCGACCGCATCCCCCTGACGATGCGGCTCGGCTCGGACGACCTGAACCCCGAGGGCACCCAGTTCGACGACTCGGTCGTCGCCATCGGCTGGATGAAGGAGCACGGCCTGGACCTGGCCGACCTCTCGTTCGGCGGGAACACCGACGACATGCGGGAGAACATCTTCAACACCCCGGGCGCCTTCGTCGAGCGGGCGAACCGGGTGCGCCGCGAGGTCGGCATCCCGGTGGGCGCCAGCTGGAACCTGGGCAAGCCGCAGAACGCCGACGACGTCATCCAGAAGGAGCTGATCGACCTGGCGTTCCTGGGCCGCCCGGCCCTGTCCAACCCGCACTGGCCGGTGTGGGCCGCCCGCGAGCTGGGCTACGACAACCCGTTCGGCCTGGTGCCGGACGACTGGGGCTGGTGGCTGCGGAACTTCCGCGCCGACCAGGAGTCGATCGGCTTCCCGGCGGTCAGCGAGGACACCGCGGGGGCCCCGGTCGCCAACGCGACGCCCACCCAGGGCCTGACGGTCGGCACGGCGCCGGTCGAACCGGGAGCGGTCACCCTGGACGGCGTCCCGGCCGACCTCCCGGACGAGGAGGAGCGCCAGGTCGCCTGA
- a CDS encoding fatty acid desaturase family protein, with protein MTVLQKKSDNPIAHLSADDIDEIGRRLDAIRAEVIAARGASDAAYIRRVIGVQRTLELGSRAVLLFSKFPPAWFLGTAGLSVAKILENMEIGHNIMHGQWDWMRDEKIHSTTWEWDNASPSEQWKHSHNDLHHTYTNVIGRDNDLGYGIMRVDEDQRWVPMYLAQPLWNFVNACFFEYGIAAYDLELGKNLSTPKRRNDPEFRARGRQVLRKIRSQLLKDYVVHPALSGPSFVSTIAANATANFVRNIWTHSVIMCGHFPEGVETFSRSSIEGETRGEWYLRQMLGSANISGTRAMHVMTGNLSYQIEHHLFPDLPSNRYHEIAPKIRQIFHDYQLTYTTGPLPKQVASAWSKVFRLSLPNDFTATLRTEPKVALKSLLGRRRRPTRRPAAPLSAAA; from the coding sequence ATGACCGTGCTGCAGAAGAAGTCCGACAACCCGATCGCGCACCTGTCCGCGGACGACATCGACGAGATCGGTCGCCGTCTGGACGCCATCCGCGCCGAGGTCATCGCCGCGCGCGGAGCGTCCGACGCGGCCTACATCCGCCGGGTGATCGGCGTCCAGCGCACGCTCGAGCTGGGTTCCCGGGCCGTCCTGCTGTTCTCGAAGTTCCCGCCCGCGTGGTTCCTCGGGACGGCCGGGCTGTCCGTGGCCAAGATCCTGGAGAACATGGAGATCGGGCACAACATCATGCACGGCCAGTGGGACTGGATGCGGGACGAGAAGATCCACTCCACCACCTGGGAGTGGGACAACGCCTCCCCGTCCGAGCAGTGGAAGCACTCCCACAACGATCTGCACCACACGTACACCAACGTGATCGGCCGCGACAACGATCTCGGATACGGCATCATGCGGGTCGACGAGGACCAGCGCTGGGTCCCGATGTACCTGGCCCAGCCGCTCTGGAACTTCGTCAACGCCTGCTTCTTCGAGTACGGCATCGCCGCCTACGATCTCGAGCTCGGCAAGAACCTGTCCACGCCGAAGCGGCGCAACGACCCGGAGTTCCGGGCCCGCGGCCGGCAGGTGCTGCGCAAGATCCGCTCGCAGCTCCTCAAGGACTACGTGGTGCACCCCGCGCTGTCCGGCCCGTCCTTCGTGAGCACGATCGCCGCCAACGCGACGGCCAACTTCGTCCGCAACATCTGGACCCACTCGGTCATCATGTGCGGGCACTTCCCCGAGGGCGTCGAGACGTTCTCGCGCAGCTCCATCGAGGGCGAGACCCGCGGAGAGTGGTACCTGCGCCAGATGCTGGGCTCGGCCAACATCTCCGGCACCAGGGCCATGCACGTGATGACGGGCAACCTGAGCTACCAGATCGAACACCACCTGTTCCCGGACCTGCCGAGCAACCGGTACCACGAGATCGCCCCGAAGATCCGGCAGATCTTCCACGACTACCAGCTCACGTACACCACCGGCCCGCTGCCCAAGCAGGTCGCCTCGGCGTGGAGCAAGGTGTTCCGGCTGTCCCTGCCCAACGATTTCACCGCGACCCTGCGCACCGAGCCGAAGGTGGCGCTGAAGAGCCTGTTGGGTCGCCGTCGTCGTCCGACCCGTCGCCCGGCCGCACCGTTGTCCGCGGCCGCCTGA
- a CDS encoding ferredoxin reductase codes for MMSSEPGAGTRASLRRRLWTVADSLASPRKAADYLDMFRPMRRGADLRARVMEVRDEVQDAVTVVLRPGVDWRGHLPGQYVRIGIDVDGIRRWRSYSITSTPAIPRSSEGEATLSVTAKAVPGGLVTNHLAQELQVGDLVHLDQACGTFVLPDPVPRKPLFITAGSGITPVVGMLRSGLDRLRDAVLLHSDRTPGDVLFGPELRGLAAAGKVRLIENHTDADGRLDMAAITELVPDLAERQTWACGPAGLLDAIEEHWAELGIAEQLHTERFRTARAEPGQGGTVRFGSGTEIAVDGSTALLDAGEQAGLLLPSGCRMGICFSCVLPLREGAVRDLRSGELTIASPGDGVLVQTCVSAAAGACQIDL; via the coding sequence GTGATGAGCAGTGAACCGGGAGCAGGCACGCGCGCCTCGCTCCGCCGACGCCTGTGGACGGTGGCCGACAGCCTGGCCTCTCCCCGCAAGGCGGCGGACTACCTCGACATGTTCCGTCCGATGCGGCGGGGCGCCGACCTGCGCGCCCGCGTCATGGAGGTGCGCGACGAGGTACAGGACGCGGTGACCGTCGTGCTGCGTCCGGGTGTCGACTGGCGGGGGCACCTGCCCGGCCAGTACGTCCGCATCGGCATCGACGTCGACGGCATCCGCCGCTGGCGCTCCTACTCCATCACCTCCACCCCGGCGATCCCGCGATCCTCCGAGGGCGAGGCCACCCTCTCGGTGACGGCCAAGGCGGTGCCGGGCGGGCTGGTGACCAACCATCTCGCGCAGGAGCTGCAGGTCGGCGATCTGGTCCACCTCGACCAGGCCTGCGGCACCTTCGTGCTGCCCGACCCGGTGCCGCGCAAGCCGCTGTTCATCACCGCCGGCAGCGGCATCACCCCGGTCGTCGGCATGCTGCGGTCGGGTCTGGACCGGCTCCGCGACGCCGTCCTGCTGCACTCCGACCGCACCCCGGGCGACGTGCTGTTCGGCCCCGAGCTGCGCGGGTTGGCGGCGGCCGGCAAGGTCCGGCTGATCGAGAACCACACCGACGCCGACGGCCGGCTGGACATGGCCGCCATCACCGAGCTGGTGCCCGATCTCGCCGAGCGACAGACCTGGGCCTGCGGCCCGGCGGGCCTGCTCGACGCCATCGAGGAGCACTGGGCCGAGCTGGGCATCGCCGAGCAGCTGCACACCGAACGCTTCCGCACCGCGCGGGCCGAGCCCGGCCAGGGCGGAACCGTCCGGTTCGGGTCCGGCACCGAGATCGCCGTCGACGGGTCCACCGCCCTGCTGGACGCCGGGGAGCAGGCCGGTCTGCTGCTCCCGTCCGGCTGCCGCATGGGCATCTGCTTCTCGTGCGTGCTCCCGCTGCGCGAGGGTGCCGTCCGCGACCTGCGCAGCGGCGAGCTGACCATCGCCTCCCCCGGCGACGGCGTGCTCGTCCAGACCTGCGTGTCGGCCGCGGCCGGCGCCTGCCAGATCGACCTCTGA
- a CDS encoding PucR family transcriptional regulator: MATPDVLLDRATVALILGRLPELAARTVQAITADVPAYRNALAGPLGASITSAVALALRGFLRLAVEPTPAAGGRNATSPALAGAYDLGRGEARGGRTMDALLTAYRVGAREAWREFSRTALDTGVPASGIARFAELVFAYIDSLSAASAAGHADELSTTGRVRDRHLTQLALGLLTGESADRLAERATRADWHPPATFSAVLLPTTDAARAAAALDGHPLRVDEAPDLRDDEQAELSVLLVPDAVDHRRPAVLRSLARRNAYVGPARPWEQARVSYLRALRARRLGLPLTTGVCDTDDHLAELVVGADPAALADLRARALAPLAGLRPTTAARLTETLRAWLLHQGRREDIAAALHIHPQTVRYRVSQLREHFGGRLEDPAEVAALIIALLVTPADPTDGTRTDPTRADPGRPD, encoded by the coding sequence ATGGCGACACCGGACGTGCTGCTGGACCGGGCGACCGTCGCGCTCATCCTCGGCCGCCTGCCCGAACTGGCCGCCCGCACGGTCCAGGCCATCACCGCGGACGTACCCGCCTACCGCAACGCCCTGGCCGGTCCGCTCGGCGCCAGCATCACCTCGGCGGTCGCCCTGGCCCTGCGCGGATTCCTCCGGCTGGCCGTCGAACCGACCCCGGCCGCCGGCGGCCGCAACGCCACCAGCCCCGCCCTGGCCGGCGCCTACGACCTCGGCCGGGGGGAGGCGCGTGGCGGCCGAACGATGGACGCCCTGCTCACCGCCTACCGGGTCGGCGCACGCGAGGCCTGGCGAGAGTTCTCCCGGACCGCGTTGGACACCGGCGTGCCCGCGAGCGGTATCGCCCGGTTCGCCGAGCTGGTCTTCGCCTACATCGACAGTCTCTCCGCGGCCAGTGCGGCGGGCCACGCCGACGAGCTGTCCACCACCGGCCGGGTCCGGGACCGTCACCTGACCCAGCTAGCACTGGGCCTGCTCACCGGTGAGTCCGCCGACCGACTGGCCGAACGGGCCACCCGGGCCGACTGGCACCCGCCCGCGACCTTCTCCGCCGTCCTGCTCCCCACCACCGACGCCGCCCGGGCCGCCGCCGCCCTGGACGGTCACCCGCTCCGGGTGGACGAGGCCCCGGACCTGCGCGACGACGAACAGGCCGAGCTCAGCGTGCTGCTCGTCCCCGACGCCGTGGACCACCGCCGGCCGGCCGTGCTGCGATCGCTGGCCCGGCGGAACGCCTACGTCGGGCCGGCCCGACCGTGGGAGCAGGCCCGGGTGTCGTACCTGCGCGCGCTGCGGGCCCGGCGACTCGGCCTCCCGCTGACCACCGGGGTGTGCGACACCGACGACCACCTGGCCGAGCTCGTGGTCGGCGCCGACCCGGCCGCGCTGGCCGATCTGCGCGCCCGCGCCCTGGCCCCGCTCGCCGGCCTGCGCCCCACCACCGCCGCCCGGCTCACCGAGACCCTGCGCGCGTGGCTGCTGCACCAGGGCCGGCGCGAGGACATCGCCGCCGCGCTGCACATCCATCCGCAGACCGTCCGCTACCGGGTGAGCCAGCTCCGCGAGCACTTCGGCGGGCGCCTGGAGGACCCGGCCGAGGTGGCCGCCCTGATCATCGCCCTGCTGGTCACCCCGGCCGACCCGACGGACGGAACCCGGACCGACCCCACCCGGGCCGATCCCGGCCGACCGGACTGA
- the menC gene encoding o-succinylbenzoate synthase, which translates to MKITGVELRTVRMPLVSPFTTSFGTETDRLAVLVRVVGKAGRPHSQPVEVQGWGECVAMERPLYSLEYAAGALEVMRRFLVPVLFGQGPTGLGPDGEITAERVAALLEHVVGHRMAKAAVEMAVLDAQLRGTGQSLGGYLGAERHRVPAGVSVGVQPSIRELIDVVGDYLAQGYLRIKLKIRPGWDVDPVEAVRERFGDRVALQVDANAAYTLADARILRRLDAFDLLLIEQPLAEDDIRQHAELARLISTPICLDESIVSARAAADAIALGAAQVINIKAGRVGGYLEARRVHDLCRAGGIAVWCGGMLETGLGRAANAALAALPGFTLPGDVSASDRFYARDITTPFVLADGHITVPTGPGLGVAPIQDVLDAVTVDSTWLQPD; encoded by the coding sequence GTGAAGATCACCGGTGTGGAGCTGCGCACGGTGCGCATGCCCCTGGTCAGCCCGTTCACCACCTCCTTCGGCACCGAGACGGACCGGTTGGCGGTCCTGGTCCGGGTGGTCGGCAAGGCCGGCCGGCCGCACTCGCAGCCCGTCGAGGTGCAGGGCTGGGGTGAGTGCGTGGCCATGGAGCGGCCGCTGTACAGCTTGGAGTACGCGGCCGGCGCACTGGAGGTGATGCGGCGCTTCCTGGTGCCGGTGCTGTTCGGCCAGGGCCCGACCGGGCTCGGCCCCGACGGCGAGATCACCGCGGAACGGGTCGCCGCCCTGCTGGAGCACGTGGTGGGCCACCGGATGGCCAAGGCGGCGGTGGAGATGGCCGTGTTGGACGCGCAGCTGCGGGGCACCGGGCAGTCCCTCGGCGGGTACCTGGGCGCCGAGCGGCACCGGGTCCCGGCCGGGGTGTCCGTCGGGGTGCAGCCCTCGATCCGCGAGCTGATCGACGTCGTCGGCGACTACCTGGCCCAGGGGTACCTGCGCATCAAGCTCAAGATCCGGCCGGGCTGGGACGTCGACCCGGTGGAGGCGGTGCGGGAGCGGTTCGGCGACCGGGTGGCCCTGCAGGTGGACGCGAACGCGGCGTACACGCTGGCCGATGCGCGCATCCTGCGCCGGCTCGACGCGTTCGACCTGCTGCTCATCGAGCAGCCGCTGGCCGAGGACGACATCCGTCAGCACGCCGAGCTGGCCAGGCTGATCAGCACGCCGATCTGCCTGGACGAGTCGATCGTCTCCGCCCGTGCCGCCGCCGACGCCATCGCGCTGGGCGCCGCGCAGGTGATCAACATCAAGGCCGGCCGGGTCGGCGGCTACCTCGAGGCCCGCCGGGTGCACGACCTCTGCCGCGCCGGCGGGATCGCCGTGTGGTGCGGCGGGATGCTGGAGACCGGGCTGGGCCGGGCGGCCAACGCGGCGTTGGCCGCGCTGCCCGGGTTCACCCTGCCCGGTGACGTGTCGGCCTCCGACCGCTTCTACGCACGGGACATCACCACCCCGTTCGTGCTGGCGGACGGGCACATCACCGTGCCCACCGGCCCCGGGCTCGGCGTCGCCCCGATCCAGGACGTGCTGGACGCGGTGACGGTGGACAGCACCTGGCTGCAGCCGGACTGA
- a CDS encoding M20 family metallopeptidase, protein MTADVLALVGCESPSHDRAAVARSADLITTTGTRLVGVPPERIERDGRIHLRWRFGAGPRRVVVLAHHDTVWPIGSLATHPAQVRDGVLRGPGGFDMKTGIVQALTAIGLLADGRPDRLDGLSLLVTADEEIGSPTSRELIETEAAGCAAAFVLEAAGPDGALKTGRKGTSWYHLRITGRAAHAGLEPERGANAGIELARQILSVVEFADPAAGTTVTPTTASAGSTANTVPATAGLDIDVRVWTVAEQHRVDRAMQAVAATVPGCSVVVEGGINRPPMDPASGAGLFERARTLAGTHGLGELAAMSVGGGSDGNFTAGIGVPTLDGLGACGGGAHADDEHVLLEALPGRTALLVALLADQLGLALPGTP, encoded by the coding sequence ATGACGGCGGACGTCCTGGCGCTCGTCGGCTGCGAGTCCCCGTCGCACGACCGGGCGGCGGTCGCCCGCAGCGCCGACCTGATCACCACGACGGGCACCCGCCTGGTCGGGGTGCCGCCGGAGCGGATCGAGCGGGACGGCCGGATCCATCTGCGCTGGCGGTTCGGCGCCGGTCCGCGCCGGGTGGTCGTCCTGGCGCACCACGACACCGTCTGGCCGATCGGATCGCTGGCCACCCACCCCGCCCAGGTGCGGGACGGCGTGCTGCGGGGGCCGGGCGGCTTCGACATGAAGACCGGGATCGTGCAGGCGCTCACCGCGATCGGGTTGCTCGCCGACGGGCGGCCCGACCGGCTGGACGGGCTGTCCCTGCTGGTCACCGCGGACGAGGAGATCGGTTCGCCCACGTCGCGCGAACTGATCGAGACCGAGGCGGCCGGCTGTGCGGCGGCCTTCGTGCTCGAGGCGGCCGGCCCGGACGGCGCCCTGAAGACGGGCCGCAAGGGGACGTCCTGGTATCACCTGCGGATCACCGGCCGCGCGGCGCACGCCGGTCTGGAGCCCGAACGCGGCGCGAACGCCGGCATCGAGCTGGCCCGGCAGATCCTGTCGGTGGTGGAGTTCGCCGACCCTGCCGCCGGGACGACGGTCACCCCGACCACCGCGTCGGCCGGTTCCACGGCCAACACCGTCCCAGCCACCGCCGGGCTGGACATCGACGTCCGGGTGTGGACGGTGGCCGAGCAGCACCGGGTGGACCGCGCGATGCAGGCCGTCGCCGCGACCGTGCCCGGCTGTTCGGTGGTGGTCGAGGGCGGCATCAATCGGCCGCCGATGGACCCGGCGTCCGGCGCCGGGCTCTTCGAACGGGCCCGGACGCTGGCCGGGACGCACGGTCTGGGCGAGCTCGCCGCGATGAGCGTGGGTGGCGGCTCGGACGGCAACTTCACCGCCGGCATCGGCGTGCCCACCCTGGACGGGCTGGGGGCCTGCGGCGGCGGGGCGCACGCCGACGACGAGCACGTCCTGCTCGAGGCTCTGCCCGGGCGCACCGCCCTGCTGGTCGCCCTGCTCGCCGACCAGCTGGGACTCGCGCTGCCGGGGACCCCGTGA
- a CDS encoding pyridoxal-phosphate dependent enzyme, with amino-acid sequence MSAPARVVGPPGEARSVDRFDGEDRAWVARSVRLIEADSQRSADTHLLRFPLPAVPGIDLYLKDESTHPTGSLKHRLARSLFLYALCNGWLTPGTTVVESSSGSTAVSEAYFARLIGLPFVAVMPARTSPEKIALIQSQGGQCHLVEDPAAIYDRSRQLAAECGGHYMDQFTHAERATDWRGNNNIAESIFAQLRLEPHPVPEWVVIAAGTGGTSATIGRYLRYRGHQTRLCVPDPEGSVFLDAYREGDPSVVGAGSRIEGIGRPRVEPSFVGQAIDRMMRVPDAASVGTMREAGAVLGRRVGPSTGTNLWACFELIAQMRDQGVRGSVVTLLCDGGERYAGTYYDDDWVAAQGWDLAGPRRTVRDFLATGAWPRDRR; translated from the coding sequence ATGTCCGCCCCGGCCAGGGTCGTCGGGCCACCGGGTGAGGCCCGGTCGGTCGACCGGTTCGACGGCGAGGACCGCGCCTGGGTGGCCCGGTCGGTCCGGCTCATCGAGGCCGACTCGCAGCGCAGCGCCGACACCCATCTGCTGCGTTTCCCGCTCCCCGCGGTCCCGGGCATCGACCTGTACCTGAAGGACGAGTCGACCCACCCGACGGGCTCGCTCAAGCACCGGCTGGCCCGCTCGCTGTTCCTCTACGCCCTCTGCAACGGATGGCTCACCCCGGGGACGACGGTCGTGGAGTCCTCCAGTGGGTCGACGGCGGTCTCCGAGGCGTACTTCGCCCGGCTGATCGGGCTGCCGTTCGTGGCCGTGATGCCGGCCCGGACCTCGCCGGAGAAGATCGCGCTGATCCAGTCCCAGGGCGGTCAGTGCCATCTGGTCGAGGACCCGGCCGCCATCTACGACCGCTCCCGGCAGCTGGCCGCGGAATGCGGCGGGCACTACATGGACCAGTTCACCCACGCCGAGCGGGCCACCGACTGGCGCGGCAACAACAACATCGCCGAGTCGATCTTCGCCCAGCTGCGGCTGGAGCCCCATCCCGTGCCCGAGTGGGTGGTCATCGCCGCCGGCACGGGGGGCACCAGCGCGACCATCGGCCGCTACCTGCGCTACCGCGGCCACCAGACCCGGCTGTGCGTGCCCGATCCGGAGGGTTCGGTGTTCCTGGACGCCTATCGTGAGGGTGACCCGTCGGTGGTGGGTGCCGGGTCCCGGATCGAGGGCATCGGCCGCCCCCGGGTCGAGCCGTCGTTCGTGGGGCAGGCCATCGACCGGATGATGCGGGTGCCCGATGCCGCTTCGGTGGGCACCATGCGCGAGGCCGGTGCCGTGCTCGGCCGCCGCGTGGGGCCGTCCACCGGGACCAACCTCTGGGCCTGCTTCGAACTCATCGCCCAGATGCGCGACCAGGGCGTCCGGGGGTCGGTGGTCACCCTGCTGTGCGACGGGGGCGAGCGGTACGCCGGCACGTACTACGACGACGACTGGGTCGCCGCCCAGGGGTGGGACCTCGCCGGACCCCGCCGCACCGTCCGGGACTTCCTGGCCACCGGCGCCTGGCCGCGGGACCGCCGGTGA
- a CDS encoding DUF4229 domain-containing protein, which produces MSGPLPPDRPVPSAERVPTGGFEGYAAAADGVAGADRPDAADGAAGPPAHLGRDLAIYTALRFVMIAVLTGILTLFMPLVVALMFAIIIQLPLAWLIFARQRRKVNEAVATASASRRRHRQELREALEGGRD; this is translated from the coding sequence GTGTCCGGACCCCTGCCGCCCGATCGTCCCGTCCCGTCCGCCGAGCGCGTCCCGACCGGCGGGTTCGAGGGATACGCCGCCGCGGCGGACGGTGTCGCCGGGGCGGACCGCCCGGATGCGGCGGACGGGGCGGCCGGGCCGCCGGCCCACCTCGGTCGGGACCTGGCGATCTACACCGCGCTGCGCTTCGTGATGATCGCGGTGCTCACCGGCATCCTGACCCTCTTCATGCCGCTGGTCGTCGCGCTGATGTTCGCGATCATCATCCAGCTGCCGCTGGCCTGGCTGATCTTCGCCCGGCAGCGCCGCAAGGTGAACGAGGCGGTCGCCACGGCGTCGGCGTCCCGCCGTCGGCACCGTCAGGAGCTGCGCGAGGCTCTCGAGGGCGGCCGGGACTGA